A part of Aquibium oceanicum genomic DNA contains:
- a CDS encoding type II toxin-antitoxin system VapC family toxin produces MNGPYLLDTNMISYAASGRSPEAIRRITSRQAGDILISVISYAEVRYGLVRRPGATRLETATRALFAESIILPWTTSTADLYSDLRSTMERDGKSLTPLDMFIAAHALEAGATLVSADTAFRHVPELMVEDWSVV; encoded by the coding sequence ATGAACGGCCCCTATCTGCTGGACACCAACATGATCAGCTACGCCGCTTCTGGCCGATCGCCCGAGGCTATACGCCGGATCACGTCCCGACAGGCCGGAGACATACTGATCTCCGTCATCTCATACGCGGAAGTCAGATATGGATTGGTGCGTCGCCCGGGTGCCACGAGACTGGAAACTGCAACCAGGGCGCTCTTCGCTGAGTCGATCATCTTGCCCTGGACGACATCGACCGCCGACCTCTACTCGGATCTGCGTTCTACGATGGAGCGGGACGGCAAGTCGCTCACGCCCCTCGACATGTTCATAGCTGCGCACGCACTCGAAGCGGGCGCCACATTGGTCTCCGCCGACACGGCATTTCGCCATGTGCCGGAGCTTATGGTCGAGGACTGGTCGGTCGTCTAG
- a CDS encoding ArsR/SmtB family transcription factor — translation MDRDAILKALASPVRRDMLAWLKEPEKHFSGEHHPLEMGICARQFERCGLSQSTVSSHLTALVASGLVTQRRVGQWAFYTRNEPAIAAFRASLDDL, via the coding sequence ATCGATCGGGACGCGATCCTCAAGGCACTGGCGAGCCCGGTGCGGCGGGACATGCTCGCCTGGCTGAAGGAGCCGGAGAAGCACTTTTCCGGTGAGCATCACCCGCTCGAGATGGGCATCTGCGCGCGCCAGTTCGAGCGCTGCGGGCTCTCCCAGTCGACGGTCTCATCCCACCTCACCGCGCTCGTCGCCAGCGGACTGGTGACCCAGCGGCGCGTCGGACAGTGGGCCTTCTACACCCGCAACGAGCCGGCGATCGCGGCCTTCCGCGCCTCGCTCGACGATCTCTGA
- a CDS encoding alkene reductase: protein MTTLFDPTTVGDIRLSNRIAMAPLTRNRSPGAVPGPFATEYYSQRATAGLVITEATAISHQGQGYADVPGLYGADQLAGWRKVTDAVHAAGGKIVTQLWHVGRISHVSLQPDGGKPVAPSAITAKSKTYVLGEDGSGAFVETSEPRALDASEIPGILDDYRKAAKAAVSEAGFDGVEIHGANGYLVDQFLRSGSNRRTDDYGGSIENRARFLFEVVDAVIEGAGAARTGIRLSPVTPANDASDPDPQPLFEHVVRGLAKRGLAYIHLVEGATGGARDFNQGEAPFDWAALKAAYREACGKGAWIVNNGYDKALAEEAVSSGRADLVAFGRPFIANPDLVERLRRDLPLNEGDRATFYGGGAKGYIDYPVATDKAA, encoded by the coding sequence ATGACCACGCTTTTCGATCCGACCACGGTCGGCGACATCCGGCTTTCCAACCGCATCGCCATGGCGCCGCTGACGCGCAACCGTTCGCCGGGCGCGGTGCCCGGCCCCTTTGCCACCGAATACTATTCGCAGCGCGCGACCGCCGGGCTGGTGATCACCGAGGCGACTGCCATCAGCCACCAGGGCCAGGGCTATGCCGACGTGCCCGGCCTCTACGGCGCCGACCAGCTTGCCGGCTGGCGCAAGGTCACCGATGCCGTGCACGCGGCGGGCGGGAAGATCGTCACCCAGCTCTGGCATGTCGGCCGCATCTCGCATGTCAGCCTGCAGCCGGACGGCGGCAAGCCGGTGGCGCCTTCTGCCATCACCGCGAAGTCGAAGACCTACGTCCTCGGCGAGGACGGCTCCGGCGCGTTCGTGGAAACCTCCGAGCCGAGGGCGCTGGATGCTTCGGAAATCCCCGGCATCCTCGACGACTACAGGAAGGCCGCGAAGGCCGCGGTGAGCGAGGCCGGCTTCGACGGCGTCGAAATCCACGGCGCGAACGGCTACCTCGTCGACCAGTTCCTGCGTTCGGGCAGCAACCGGCGCACCGATGACTACGGCGGCTCGATCGAGAACCGGGCCCGCTTCCTGTTCGAGGTGGTGGACGCCGTCATCGAGGGCGCCGGCGCTGCGCGAACCGGCATCCGGCTCTCGCCGGTGACGCCTGCCAACGACGCCTCCGACCCCGATCCGCAGCCGCTTTTCGAGCACGTCGTTCGCGGGCTCGCCAAGCGTGGCCTGGCCTATATTCATCTGGTCGAGGGCGCCACGGGCGGCGCGCGAGACTTCAACCAGGGCGAGGCGCCGTTCGACTGGGCGGCGCTGAAGGCGGCCTATCGCGAGGCCTGCGGCAAGGGTGCCTGGATCGTCAACAATGGCTACGACAAGGCCCTGGCCGAGGAGGCCGTGTCGAGCGGCCGGGCCGACCTCGTCGCCTTCGGCCGTCCATTCATCGCCAATCCGGACCTGGTCGAGCGCTTGCGCCGCGACCTGCCCCTGAATGAAGGCGACCGGGCGACATTTTACGGCGGCGGCGCCAAGGGCTACATCGACTATCCCGTCGCCACCGACAAGGCCGCCTGA
- a CDS encoding acyl-CoA dehydrogenase family protein translates to MNFGLTEEQSLIVETTRAFVENELYPHEREVERSGRLEMDLIRELQKKAMEAGLYAANMPTEVGGAGLDTLTWLLYEKELGRANYALHWTCVARPSNILLAGTDEQKEKYLYPCIRGETWDCLAMTEPSAGSDLRGMKASAVQDGTDWVLNGTKHFISHADIAGFAIVFMASGEEETPRGKRKKITAFFVDKGTPGFSVREGYRNVSHRGYTNAVLEFDDCRLPASQVLGEVHKGFEVANSWLGATRLQVAATCLGRAERALAHSIDYAAQRQQFGQQIGKFQGISFKLADMATELKAANLLTFEAGWKYDAGTVTDEDMAMAKLKATEMLAFVADEAIQIHGGMGLMDDLPLERIWRDARVERIWEGTSEIQRHIISRALLRAVGG, encoded by the coding sequence ATGAATTTCGGCCTGACCGAGGAACAGTCTCTCATCGTCGAGACCACGCGGGCGTTCGTGGAGAACGAGCTCTATCCGCACGAGCGCGAGGTGGAGCGCTCGGGGCGGCTGGAGATGGACCTGATCCGTGAGCTGCAGAAGAAGGCGATGGAAGCGGGGCTCTACGCGGCCAACATGCCGACAGAGGTCGGCGGCGCCGGGCTCGATACGCTGACCTGGCTGCTCTACGAGAAGGAGCTCGGTCGCGCCAACTACGCGCTGCACTGGACCTGCGTTGCGCGGCCTTCCAACATCCTTCTTGCCGGCACCGACGAGCAGAAGGAGAAGTATCTCTATCCCTGCATCCGCGGCGAGACCTGGGACTGCCTGGCGATGACCGAGCCAAGCGCCGGCTCCGACCTGCGCGGCATGAAGGCGAGCGCGGTTCAGGACGGGACCGACTGGGTGCTGAACGGCACCAAGCATTTCATCAGCCATGCCGACATCGCCGGCTTCGCCATCGTCTTCATGGCCTCGGGCGAGGAGGAGACGCCACGGGGAAAGCGCAAGAAGATCACCGCCTTCTTCGTCGACAAGGGAACGCCGGGATTTTCGGTGCGCGAGGGCTACCGCAACGTCTCGCATCGCGGCTACACCAACGCGGTGCTGGAATTCGACGACTGCCGGCTGCCGGCGAGCCAGGTGCTGGGCGAGGTTCACAAAGGGTTCGAGGTCGCCAATTCGTGGCTTGGCGCGACGCGGCTCCAGGTCGCCGCGACATGCCTGGGCCGGGCGGAGCGGGCGCTGGCGCATTCGATCGACTATGCCGCGCAGCGCCAGCAGTTCGGCCAACAGATCGGAAAGTTCCAGGGTATCTCCTTCAAACTCGCCGACATGGCGACGGAACTGAAGGCGGCGAACCTCCTGACCTTCGAGGCGGGGTGGAAGTATGACGCCGGCACGGTAACCGACGAGGACATGGCCATGGCCAAGCTGAAGGCGACCGAGATGCTCGCCTTCGTGGCCGACGAGGCGATCCAGATCCACGGCGGCATGGGCCTGATGGACGACCTGCCACTGGAGCGTATCTGGCGCGACGCGCGGGTGGAGCGCATCTGGGAGGGCACCTCGGAGATCCAGCGCCACATCATCTCGCGCGCACTGCTCAGGGCGGTGGGAGGCTAG
- a CDS encoding 3-hydroxyacyl-CoA dehydrogenase NAD-binding domain-containing protein, which yields MTITRAACIGGGVIGGGWIARLALNGIDVTVFDPHPEAKRKVDEVMKNARRAYKRMAVKGLPKEGRITYAGSIADAVSGADFIQESVPERLDVKLKTLAEIEAAAPADALIGSSTSGFKATDMAKDMKHPERFLVAHPFNPVYLLPINELVPGEKTGKEFVERAREAYTSIGMKCVVINKEIDAFVGNRLLEAAWREALWMIKDGICTVEELDDIMRYGFGLRWAQMGMFQTYRIAGGEAGMRHFMAQFGPALAWPWTKLMDVPEFNDELVDLVATQSDEQSGKWSIRELEKIRDENLVGIMEALAKAEKGKGWGAGELHNAYVKQLGKAAKAKVSKAAEKAKAEKAKKKGAAKGKRG from the coding sequence ATGACCATCACCAGGGCCGCCTGCATCGGGGGAGGCGTCATCGGCGGCGGGTGGATCGCGCGGCTGGCGCTGAACGGCATTGACGTTACGGTGTTCGACCCGCACCCCGAGGCCAAGCGCAAGGTCGACGAGGTGATGAAGAACGCGCGGCGCGCCTACAAGCGCATGGCGGTGAAGGGGCTGCCGAAGGAGGGCAGGATCACCTATGCGGGCTCCATCGCCGATGCGGTTTCGGGCGCCGACTTCATCCAAGAGAGCGTGCCGGAGCGGCTTGACGTGAAGCTGAAGACGCTGGCCGAGATCGAGGCCGCGGCGCCCGCCGATGCGTTGATCGGCTCCTCGACGTCCGGCTTCAAGGCGACCGACATGGCGAAGGACATGAAGCACCCCGAGCGCTTCCTCGTCGCCCATCCGTTCAACCCGGTCTATCTGTTGCCGATCAACGAACTGGTGCCCGGAGAGAAGACGGGCAAGGAGTTCGTCGAACGCGCGCGGGAGGCCTATACCTCGATCGGCATGAAATGCGTCGTCATCAACAAGGAGATCGACGCCTTCGTCGGCAACCGCCTGCTGGAGGCGGCCTGGCGCGAGGCGCTGTGGATGATCAAGGACGGCATCTGCACGGTCGAGGAACTGGACGACATCATGCGCTACGGCTTTGGCCTGCGCTGGGCGCAGATGGGCATGTTCCAAACCTACCGCATCGCGGGCGGCGAGGCCGGCATGCGCCACTTCATGGCCCAGTTCGGCCCGGCACTGGCCTGGCCCTGGACCAAGCTGATGGACGTTCCTGAGTTCAACGACGAACTCGTCGACCTGGTCGCCACCCAGTCCGACGAGCAGTCCGGCAAATGGTCGATCCGGGAGCTGGAAAAGATCCGCGACGAGAACCTGGTCGGGATCATGGAAGCGCTGGCGAAGGCCGAGAAGGGCAAGGGCTGGGGCGCCGGCGAACTGCACAATGCCTACGTGAAGCAGCTCGGCAAGGCGGCGAAGGCGAAGGTGTCGAAGGCGGCCGAGAAGGCAAAGGCCGAGAAGGCAAAGAAGAAGGGAGCCGCGAAGGGAAAGAGGGGGTAG
- a CDS encoding GNAT family N-acetyltransferase: MTEMLSSPPADPDVASMLDRPAWTALTTLHAHLAEGGDLARRYDPSIVPFAATLDDSPECLAALAALPAPGESMLFLQADPVALPANLTATLEADGVQMIAMDDLPAIEDPRIVQLGEADASDMLELATLTKPGPFTLKALRLGGFWGIRRDGRLVAMAGERMKQPGFTEISGVCTHPEARGNGYARLLSLFVAGRIAASGERPYLHAWASNAAAIRLYESLGFTLRRKMHVTMAVRTS; the protein is encoded by the coding sequence ATGACCGAAATGCTCTCCAGCCCCCCTGCCGATCCGGACGTCGCCTCGATGCTCGACCGACCCGCCTGGACTGCCCTCACCACCCTTCATGCCCACCTCGCCGAAGGCGGAGACCTGGCGCGGCGGTACGATCCCTCGATCGTCCCTTTCGCCGCGACGCTCGACGACAGCCCCGAGTGCCTTGCCGCGCTGGCGGCGCTGCCGGCGCCCGGCGAGTCGATGCTGTTCCTGCAGGCCGATCCGGTCGCCCTACCGGCGAACCTCACCGCGACGCTGGAAGCGGACGGAGTGCAGATGATCGCCATGGACGACCTGCCCGCGATCGAGGACCCGCGCATCGTTCAACTCGGCGAGGCCGACGCTTCCGACATGCTGGAACTCGCCACGCTGACGAAACCGGGACCCTTCACGCTGAAGGCGCTGCGCCTCGGCGGGTTCTGGGGCATCCGCCGCGATGGCCGTCTCGTCGCCATGGCGGGCGAGCGGATGAAACAGCCGGGCTTCACCGAGATTAGTGGTGTCTGCACCCACCCGGAAGCGCGCGGCAATGGCTACGCCCGCCTCCTGTCGCTGTTCGTCGCCGGACGCATCGCCGCCAGTGGCGAACGGCCCTATCTGCACGCCTGGGCCAGCAATGCGGCGGCCATCCGGCTCTACGAGAGCCTCGGCTTCACCCTGCGCAGGAAGATGCACGTGACGATGGCGGTGCGGACGTCGTAG
- a CDS encoding arylsulfatase yields MMQPGQTETGRTERPNVVLVLVDDMGFSDLGIMGSEIRTPNIDALAHNGVLLSAMYNCARCCPTRASLLTGLYPHKAGIGHMGTNLGTPAYQGFLRNDAATIAELMRLGGYRTLMSGKWHVGGDYTARLVDSWRVGDVEHPTPRQRGFDRFYGFVDGVMNFFSPHYMMRDDSRVEVSPSDFYLTDAITDNAIQMIDESVSLDQPFFLYLAHHAPHWPLQAPEEDIARYDGVYSGGWDATRTARHEEMQARGVLQHKWNISPRDEAAPGWGDVKVKDWEAARMAAYAAMIDRLDQNIGRVTSRLKELGILDDTLILFLSDNGGCAEFMAEDGWGKYYSDRHNDGRKIEIGNRPTLRPGGPLTFMSYDLPWANVSNAPFRLFKHWVHEGGISTPLIVQWPKRFRPQTVVHSPCHVIDVLPTILAATGVGYPSELGGEAIQAMDGENILPLLEGRSWERERPLFFEHEGNCAIRDGKFKLVRKFNQPWELYDMEEDRTELNDMMGRNEPLTARLTRDYEGWAEATGVADWNRMQPILLKAWDLGDVHG; encoded by the coding sequence ATGATGCAGCCAGGGCAGACCGAAACGGGCAGAACGGAGCGGCCGAACGTCGTTCTGGTGCTCGTCGACGACATGGGGTTTTCCGATCTCGGCATCATGGGATCGGAGATCCGCACGCCAAACATCGACGCACTGGCGCACAACGGCGTGCTCCTGTCGGCGATGTACAATTGCGCGCGCTGCTGCCCCACGCGTGCCTCCCTGCTCACCGGGCTCTATCCGCACAAGGCCGGGATCGGTCACATGGGGACCAATCTCGGAACCCCGGCCTACCAGGGGTTCCTGCGCAACGATGCCGCCACGATTGCCGAACTGATGCGGCTCGGCGGCTATCGGACGCTGATGTCGGGCAAGTGGCACGTCGGCGGCGACTACACAGCGCGACTCGTCGACAGCTGGCGTGTGGGCGACGTCGAACATCCGACGCCGCGCCAGCGCGGTTTCGACCGCTTCTACGGCTTCGTCGATGGCGTGATGAACTTCTTCTCGCCGCACTACATGATGCGCGACGATTCCCGCGTCGAGGTGTCGCCGTCCGACTTCTACCTGACGGATGCAATCACCGACAACGCGATCCAGATGATCGACGAGAGCGTCAGCCTCGACCAGCCGTTTTTCCTCTATCTGGCCCACCACGCGCCGCACTGGCCGCTGCAGGCGCCGGAAGAGGACATCGCGCGCTATGACGGTGTCTATTCCGGCGGCTGGGACGCCACGCGCACGGCGCGGCACGAGGAGATGCAGGCGCGCGGGGTGCTACAACACAAATGGAACATCTCGCCGCGCGACGAGGCGGCGCCGGGCTGGGGAGACGTGAAGGTCAAGGACTGGGAGGCTGCCCGCATGGCCGCCTATGCCGCGATGATCGACCGGCTCGACCAGAACATCGGGCGCGTCACCTCCCGCCTGAAGGAACTCGGCATTCTCGACGACACGCTGATCCTCTTCCTGTCCGACAATGGCGGCTGTGCGGAGTTCATGGCGGAGGACGGCTGGGGCAAGTACTACTCCGACCGGCACAATGACGGCCGCAAGATCGAGATCGGCAACCGGCCGACGCTGAGGCCCGGCGGTCCGCTGACCTTCATGAGCTACGACCTGCCGTGGGCCAACGTCTCCAACGCGCCGTTCCGGCTATTCAAGCACTGGGTGCACGAGGGAGGCATCTCGACGCCACTCATCGTGCAATGGCCGAAGCGGTTCCGCCCGCAGACGGTGGTCCATTCACCGTGCCACGTGATCGACGTCCTACCGACCATCCTCGCCGCGACCGGCGTCGGCTATCCATCCGAACTCGGCGGCGAGGCGATCCAGGCGATGGACGGCGAAAACATCCTGCCGCTGCTGGAAGGCCGATCCTGGGAGCGGGAACGTCCGCTCTTCTTCGAGCACGAGGGCAACTGCGCGATACGCGACGGCAAGTTCAAGCTCGTCCGGAAGTTCAATCAGCCGTGGGAACTCTACGACATGGAGGAAGACCGCACGGAACTGAACGACATGATGGGCCGCAACGAGCCGCTGACCGCGCGCCTGACGCGGGACTACGAAGGCTGGGCCGAGGCGACGGGCGTCGCCGACTGGAACCGGATGCAGCCGATCCTCCTGAAGGCCTGGGACCTGGGCGACGTGCACGGATGA
- a CDS encoding HD domain-containing protein — MKTVKFTAMKDGDREDYEFLNEHEIGFAAKTGDRLLEALVKLDESLSGYKITRLGHSLQTATRAWRDGADTDWIVSALLHDVGDIYAPYNHDEYAAAILKPFVREQCTWVVEKHGDFQRKYYAHHVGGDPHARDKFAGHPYFDDCDQFCERWDQTSFDPGYDTLPIDFFRPFVTEVFSRKAYDPSVMRPGERVPLSDPETARERNGASA; from the coding sequence TTGAAGACGGTCAAGTTCACCGCGATGAAGGACGGCGATCGGGAGGACTACGAGTTCCTCAACGAGCATGAGATCGGCTTCGCCGCCAAGACCGGCGACAGGCTGCTCGAGGCGCTGGTGAAACTCGATGAGAGCCTGTCGGGCTACAAGATTACCCGCCTCGGGCATTCTTTGCAGACCGCGACGCGCGCCTGGCGCGATGGCGCCGATACAGACTGGATCGTCAGTGCCCTGCTGCACGACGTCGGCGACATCTACGCGCCATACAATCACGACGAATACGCCGCGGCCATCCTGAAGCCCTTCGTGCGCGAGCAGTGCACATGGGTGGTCGAAAAGCACGGCGACTTCCAGCGCAAGTATTATGCGCATCATGTCGGCGGCGATCCGCACGCGCGGGACAAGTTCGCCGGTCACCCCTATTTCGACGATTGCGACCAATTCTGCGAGCGCTGGGACCAGACGAGCTTCGATCCCGGCTACGACACACTGCCGATCGATTTCTTCCGTCCCTTTGTGACCGAGGTATTCTCGCGCAAGGCCTACGACCCGTCCGTCATGCGGCCGGGCGAACGCGTGCCCCTGAGCGATCCCGAAACTGCAAGAGAAAGAAACGGAGCATCCGCATGA
- a CDS encoding GlxA family transcriptional regulator gives MSKSETRSIFLPDPAPLRLTFLVFSGASIMCVASAIDPLRAANRVAGKTLFDWSIVSADGKPPVTTSGLPVAVAGKFDPTARADVLVAVGGFGTRAGSSGTLPTAFRRAARSARAVGGVEAGGWLLARAGLLDGRAATTHWEDLEDFSAAFPDVDVRPDRYVIDGPVFTTGGASPTFDLMLHLIRSRLGMAVALDVASVFIYDQARAATDAQPLVSLGRLDGYDPRLAQAIRLMESHVDRPLPVSAIALRAGVTARTLEKIFAAAIGETPGAYYLRLRLNAARRLVLDTSEPMADIAARTGFSSSAAFSRAFSRAFGKAPVRMRRG, from the coding sequence ATGTCAAAAAGCGAAACGCGATCCATCTTCCTCCCGGACCCTGCGCCGCTCCGCCTGACCTTCCTCGTTTTCTCCGGCGCCTCCATCATGTGCGTCGCCTCGGCGATCGACCCTCTGCGCGCGGCCAACCGGGTGGCGGGAAAGACGCTGTTCGACTGGTCGATCGTGTCCGCCGACGGCAAGCCGCCGGTCACCACCTCAGGCTTGCCGGTCGCGGTGGCGGGAAAGTTCGATCCGACGGCCCGCGCAGACGTACTGGTGGCCGTCGGCGGTTTCGGCACTCGCGCTGGCTCGTCCGGAACGCTGCCGACCGCCTTTCGGCGCGCGGCGCGCTCGGCGCGCGCGGTCGGCGGCGTGGAAGCCGGCGGCTGGCTGCTCGCCCGCGCCGGTCTTCTTGACGGCCGCGCCGCGACCACGCACTGGGAGGATCTGGAGGATTTCTCGGCCGCCTTTCCCGACGTCGACGTCCGGCCCGACCGCTACGTCATCGACGGCCCGGTCTTCACCACCGGTGGCGCCTCGCCGACCTTCGACCTGATGCTGCACTTGATCCGGTCTCGGCTCGGCATGGCGGTGGCGCTCGATGTCGCATCGGTCTTCATCTACGACCAGGCGCGCGCCGCGACCGACGCGCAGCCGCTGGTCTCGCTCGGCCGTCTCGACGGCTATGACCCGCGGCTGGCCCAGGCGATCCGCCTGATGGAAAGCCATGTTGACCGGCCGCTGCCGGTCTCGGCCATCGCGCTGCGCGCCGGCGTCACGGCGCGGACACTGGAAAAGATCTTCGCCGCGGCGATCGGCGAGACCCCCGGCGCCTACTATCTGCGCCTGCGCCTCAACGCCGCCCGCCGCCTCGTGCTCGACACTTCCGAGCCCATGGCCGACATCGCCGCGCGCACCGGCTTCTCCTCCTCCGCCGCCTTCAGCCGCGCCTTCTCCCGCGCCTTCGGCAAGGCGCCGGTGAGGATGCGGCGGGGGTGA
- a CDS encoding antitoxin, with amino-acid sequence MNEQPRKTAKLFMNGRSQAVRLPAEFRFEGTEVEIRRDPATGEVVLSPILERTGSWDRFLDAVSKVRPEDVPDGFPWRDTRQHDRDPFE; translated from the coding sequence ATGAACGAGCAGCCCCGCAAGACGGCAAAACTCTTCATGAACGGCCGCAGCCAGGCCGTCCGCCTGCCTGCTGAATTCCGTTTCGAGGGCACCGAGGTGGAAATCCGGCGGGATCCGGCGACCGGGGAGGTTGTTCTGTCGCCGATTCTCGAGCGTACCGGCAGCTGGGATCGCTTCCTTGACGCGGTGAGCAAAGTTCGGCCGGAAGACGTGCCGGATGGTTTCCCATGGAGGGATACGCGGCAACATGATCGCGACCCGTTCGAATGA
- the pcaF gene encoding 3-oxoadipyl-CoA thiolase has translation MSEAYICDYVRTPIGRFGGSLSSVRADDLGAIPIKALMERNGKVDWEAIDDVVYGCANQAGEDNRNVARMAALLAGLPTAVPGSTVNRLCGSGMDAVTIAARAIKAGEVEIMIAGGVESMSRAPFVMPKADTAFSRNAEIYDTTIGWRFVNPLMKKQYGVDSMPETGENVAADFKVSRADQDAFAVRSQEKAVAAQENGRLAKEIVPVTIPQRKGDPVVVSKDEHPRAGTTVETLAKLGTPFKKEGGTVTAGNASGVNDGAAALIVASEAAVKKYGLTPIARVLGGAVAGVPPRIMGMGPAPASKKLCARLGMKPSDFDVIELNEAFASQGIAVLRDLGIAEDAGHVNPNGGAIALGHPLGMSGARISGTAALELRERGAKLALATMCIGVGQGIAIALERV, from the coding sequence ATGTCCGAAGCCTATATCTGCGACTACGTCCGCACCCCGATCGGCCGCTTCGGCGGGTCGCTCTCCTCCGTCCGGGCCGACGACCTCGGCGCGATTCCGATCAAGGCGCTGATGGAGCGCAACGGCAAGGTCGACTGGGAAGCGATCGACGACGTCGTCTATGGCTGCGCCAACCAGGCCGGCGAGGACAACCGCAACGTGGCGCGCATGGCGGCACTCCTGGCCGGGCTGCCGACGGCGGTGCCGGGCTCGACCGTCAATCGCCTGTGCGGCTCCGGCATGGATGCCGTCACCATCGCCGCGCGCGCCATCAAGGCCGGCGAGGTGGAGATCATGATCGCGGGCGGCGTCGAATCGATGAGCCGCGCGCCCTTCGTCATGCCCAAGGCCGACACGGCCTTCTCGCGCAATGCCGAGATCTACGACACCACGATCGGCTGGCGCTTCGTCAACCCGCTGATGAAGAAGCAGTACGGTGTCGATTCGATGCCCGAGACGGGCGAGAACGTGGCTGCGGATTTCAAGGTCAGCCGCGCCGACCAGGATGCCTTCGCGGTGCGCAGCCAGGAGAAGGCGGTCGCCGCGCAGGAGAACGGGCGCCTGGCCAAGGAGATCGTCCCGGTCACCATTCCGCAGCGCAAGGGCGACCCGGTCGTCGTGTCGAAGGACGAGCACCCGCGCGCCGGCACCACGGTCGAGACGCTCGCCAAGCTCGGCACGCCCTTCAAGAAAGAGGGCGGCACGGTGACGGCCGGCAACGCATCGGGGGTCAATGACGGCGCGGCCGCGCTGATCGTCGCCTCGGAAGCGGCAGTGAAGAAATACGGACTGACCCCGATCGCGCGCGTGCTTGGCGGTGCCGTGGCCGGCGTGCCACCGCGCATCATGGGGATGGGGCCGGCGCCAGCCTCGAAGAAGCTCTGCGCGCGGCTCGGCATGAAGCCGTCGGACTTCGACGTGATCGAACTCAACGAAGCCTTTGCCTCCCAAGGCATCGCCGTGCTCCGCGATCTCGGGATTGCCGAGGACGCGGGGCACGTCAACCCGAACGGCGGTGCCATAGCGCTCGGCCATCCGCTCGGCATGTCCGGCGCGCGCATTTCGGGCACGGCGGCGCTGGAACTCAGGGAGCGCGGCGCGAAGCTGGCGCTCGCCACCATGTGCATCGGCGTCGGCCAGGGCATCGCGATCGCGCTGGAGCGGGTCTAA
- a CDS encoding 3-keto-5-aminohexanoate cleavage protein: protein MPLTMNREVFITCAVTGSGATQDRSPHVPRSPKQIAESAIDAARAGAAIVHCHVRDPETGAPRRDVALYREVTERIREAEVDVVLNLTAGMGGDMVFGPTEKPLPLNPKGTDMAGAAERVKHVAECLPEICTLDCGTMNFAEADYVMTNTPGMLRAMGGMMTELGVKPEIEAFDTGHLWFAKELVKEGTLAPQALVQLCMGVPWGAPDDLNTFMAMVNNVPADWTWSAFSLGRNQMAYAAAAVLAGGNVRVGLEDNLWLDKGVLATNAQLVERAVTVVENMGARVIGPDEVRKKLGLTKRAPVSA from the coding sequence ATGCCGCTCACCATGAACCGCGAGGTCTTCATCACCTGCGCCGTCACCGGCTCTGGTGCCACGCAGGACCGCAGCCCGCACGTGCCGCGCTCGCCCAAGCAGATCGCGGAGTCCGCGATCGATGCGGCGCGGGCGGGGGCGGCGATCGTGCATTGCCACGTGCGCGATCCCGAGACGGGCGCGCCGCGCCGCGACGTGGCGCTCTACCGCGAGGTGACCGAGCGCATCCGCGAGGCGGAGGTCGACGTGGTGCTGAACCTCACGGCCGGCATGGGCGGCGACATGGTGTTCGGTCCGACCGAGAAGCCGCTGCCGCTGAACCCCAAGGGCACCGACATGGCGGGCGCGGCCGAACGCGTGAAGCACGTGGCCGAATGCCTGCCGGAGATCTGCACGCTCGACTGCGGCACGATGAACTTCGCCGAGGCCGACTACGTGATGACCAACACGCCCGGGATGCTGCGCGCCATGGGCGGCATGATGACCGAACTCGGCGTGAAGCCGGAGATCGAGGCCTTCGACACCGGTCATCTGTGGTTCGCCAAGGAACTGGTGAAGGAGGGCACGCTGGCGCCACAGGCGCTGGTGCAGCTCTGCATGGGGGTGCCCTGGGGCGCGCCGGACGATTTGAACACCTTCATGGCCATGGTCAACAACGTGCCGGCGGACTGGACCTGGTCGGCATTCTCGCTCGGGCGCAACCAGATGGCCTATGCCGCCGCCGCGGTGCTGGCTGGCGGCAACGTGCGCGTGGGGCTGGAAGACAATCTGTGGCTCGACAAGGGTGTGCTGGCGACCAATGCGCAGCTGGTCGAGCGCGCCGTAACGGTCGTGGAGAACATGGGCGCGCGGGTGATCGGGCCGGACGAGGTGCGCAAGAAGCTGGGGCTCACCAAGCGGGCGCCGGTATCTGCCTGA